In a genomic window of Candidatus Omnitrophota bacterium:
- the waaF gene encoding lipopolysaccharide heptosyltransferase II, which yields MKILQILPELNVGGVETGTLDLSKYLVRLEHKSVVVSAGGSLVKELEASGAKHYTLAVNKKSIISIFKLIPQLAEIIKKEEIDIVHARSRVPAWIAFFACRRTKAVFITTCHGYYQKHLFSQVMGWAKRVIVLSNVIARHMIEDFSVPHERIRLVPRSVDLERFKYLDPQAKRKEDFNVAIIGRITPLKGHLYFIKAMARVSRLVPRLKIWIVGDAPASKEAYKEEVQVLVRRLGLWHCAEFLGTQRDIPGILAHLDLVVLATTTHEAFGRVVVEAQAAGVPVVATKVGGVVDIIEDGKNGLLVPPADHKSMADAVMRIFKDPQLARELAENAYVKVKEKYNVELMVKNTLDVYRQALSNFKILIIKFSSLGDIILSTAALRAIREKFPQENFQISFLIGEEFKDILLRSPYIDELLVCDLKNKDKGLGGLWGIGRTLRNKNFDIVIDLQNNRSSHILSYLSACINRYGYDNKKFSFLLNHTIKDEKPPIDPVTHQFRILKMLGIDLLDNRLELWPSGEDAKVVDELLNAQWLSEAQKIVGINISASPRWSTKRWPLEYLICLCQELELKDIRVVITGTQNDLGFASLLINSLKNTKIINACGKTIINELAVLIKRCHVFVSADSSPLHIASAVGTPFIALFGPTNPRRHLPPGKDYIVINKNLNCSPCYKTKCRSKRCMVEINPAEVLEAIGKLLK from the coding sequence ATGAAAATACTGCAGATACTACCTGAGCTTAATGTGGGCGGGGTGGAGACCGGTACGCTGGATCTTTCTAAATACCTGGTGCGCCTGGAGCATAAATCCGTGGTTGTTTCTGCCGGCGGTTCCCTGGTTAAAGAGTTGGAGGCAAGCGGGGCAAAGCACTATACGCTGGCTGTAAATAAGAAATCAATAATCTCTATATTTAAATTAATCCCGCAATTAGCCGAAATAATCAAAAAAGAAGAGATTGATATAGTGCACGCCCGTTCAAGAGTGCCTGCCTGGATTGCTTTTTTTGCCTGCCGCCGGACAAAGGCGGTATTTATTACCACCTGCCATGGCTATTACCAAAAACATCTTTTTAGCCAGGTAATGGGTTGGGCAAAAAGGGTGATTGTTTTAAGTAATGTGATTGCCCGGCACATGATCGAGGATTTTTCTGTTCCGCATGAGCGGATCAGGCTTGTGCCGCGCAGCGTGGACCTGGAGAGGTTTAAATACCTTGATCCTCAAGCAAAAAGAAAAGAAGATTTTAATGTCGCTATTATCGGCAGGATCACTCCTTTGAAAGGCCACCTGTATTTTATTAAAGCCATGGCGCGCGTTTCAAGATTAGTCCCCCGTTTGAAGATCTGGATTGTCGGGGATGCTCCTGCTTCTAAGGAAGCATATAAGGAGGAGGTGCAGGTTTTAGTGCGCCGGCTGGGGCTCTGGCATTGCGCGGAGTTTTTGGGCACGCAGCGGGATATTCCCGGGATACTGGCGCATTTGGATCTGGTGGTTTTGGCCACGACAACTCATGAGGCATTCGGCAGGGTAGTGGTTGAGGCGCAGGCCGCAGGAGTTCCGGTTGTGGCGACTAAAGTCGGCGGAGTAGTCGATATTATTGAAGATGGTAAAAACGGGCTCTTAGTGCCTCCGGCTGACCATAAAAGTATGGCCGATGCCGTAATGCGTATTTTTAAGGATCCGCAATTAGCCCGGGAACTGGCGGAGAATGCCTATGTCAAGGTCAAAGAAAAATATAATGTTGAATTGATGGTTAAGAATACTTTGGATGTTTATCGCCAGGCTTTGAGCAATTTTAAGATCCTGATTATTAAGTTCAGCTCTTTGGGGGATATAATCCTTTCTACGGCCGCGTTAAGGGCGATCCGGGAAAAGTTTCCTCAAGAAAATTTCCAGATCAGTTTTTTAATCGGGGAAGAATTTAAAGATATCCTTTTAAGAAGCCCCTATATCGATGAATTGTTGGTTTGTGATTTGAAAAATAAAGATAAAGGCTTAGGCGGCCTCTGGGGAATCGGGCGGACTTTAAGGAATAAGAATTTTGATATAGTCATTGATCTGCAGAATAACCGTTCTAGCCATATATTGTCTTATTTAAGCGCTTGCATCAACCGTTATGGATATGATAATAAAAAGTTTTCCTTTTTGCTCAATCATACTATTAAGGACGAAAAACCGCCCATCGACCCGGTAACGCATCAATTCCGGATTTTGAAGATGCTGGGAATCGACCTTTTGGATAACCGGCTTGAGCTTTGGCCCTCCGGCGAAGACGCAAAAGTGGTAGATGAGCTTTTAAACGCCCAATGGTTAAGTGAAGCTCAGAAGATCGTCGGGATTAATATCAGCGCCTCGCCAAGATGGAGCACCAAGCGCTGGCCCCTAGAGTATTTGATTTGTTTATGCCAGGAGCTGGAATTAAAAGATATCCGCGTGGTTATTACCGGCACCCAGAATGACCTGGGTTTTGCCAGCCTGCTCATTAATTCTTTAAAGAATACCAAGATTATCAATGCCTGCGGCAAGACGATCATAAATGAACTGGCGGTTTTAATCAAGAGATGCCATGTATTTGTTTCCGCGGATTCCTCGCCTTTGCATATCGCTTCGGCGGTAGGCACTCCGTTTATTGCCTTATTCGGGCCGACAAACCCGCGCCGGCATCTGCCGCCGGGTAAGGATTATATTGTAATTAACAAAAACTTGAACTGCAGCCCCTGTTATAAAACCAAATGCCGCTCTAAGCGTTGTATGGTTGAGATTAACCCTGCGGAAGTGCTTGAGGCAATCGGGAAGCTGCTT